Proteins co-encoded in one Oreochromis aureus strain Israel breed Guangdong linkage group 3, ZZ_aureus, whole genome shotgun sequence genomic window:
- the LOC120439134 gene encoding Fc receptor-like protein 5 — protein sequence MGLTVLSVLSLFLLNITLCCGEAQDAELSLKPNVSHLFAGESVTFICDMREGNATDWLYKFNWNDQEMVHFTKSSSYSLYLTAELSGNYQCIGHRNGLTDFTKRSNNLTLSISALRPTATITADKTTIPVGGSVTLTCSVQGSAGWTFDWFRQIPDSREVVIDTNTLQNFVSVSDEGIYRCRGRRGNPVFFTNLSKVYHIQKTLSNRAFVTLQQNWTQIFSGEMITIKCEIQGGENTEWQYEWRTTSSKTPPTHSEYNISSASFSYNGQYWCKGRRDLFFSTAWSDAFTLKVSNKPRPTITADRRTIPAGGNATLSCSVGSYNEWKYFWFRRASVFSEIQVIRNEEPDQMITVTQGGIYYCKGGRGNPVFFTEDSDPITIEKRVSNKAVVSLEPSWPLIFSGEKITVRCQISLGGSTEWEYEWSKPDSSTGLPNDASINLNASVINSGSYRCMGKNKQEFYSVTEWSDVITLTVSGNRPKSSISADNRVLPEGDTVTLTCSVTPSTPGWSYYWYRGKKTSEPLTMAEVVLHSDGQIGVSQEGDYWCRGGRGNPVYYTDYSDVISIKQTVRNRPAVTLHPNWPEVYSGETITLKCEIPGEDTEWDYEWATSSSHQPPNQNEYKINSVSTSHRGHYWCKGRMRSAQQNSTMWSASFQLKIDYEPRPVLTVSPSWLSPGASVTLNCEVEHPSAGWSFYWYKAVPDLKTYSYEYYIYELLPDGSGTAQDSYIIHGQTHTAGYVCRAGRGDPEYHTDHSQPKFVWSADLNSTVSLTVSPNSVQHFIYDSVTLNCSGNSSQWRVMTFIQHRYLRKLRECGDWGIMTESTCNIDLDWYHRYAVHWCESESGQFSNGINITSRFTGVILVSPVHPVNEGDSVALGCKLRTGNFNSTVAFYKNGKLIQNDDRQKLNIPAVSKSDEGFYKCEYSGHESPQSWMSVKASRSSLSVSLITGLVSGVSLILLLSLLLCCWHKKPKGTLCIRPTQSQETSQTAATVQTMSQDENQQQIYSSLLHGDMNVYESCRPSENTGGRTDDYRNISLQLRSVGQRSEKA from the exons ATGGGGCTCACTGTGCTCAGTGTGCTGTCCTTATTCT TGCTGAATATTACCCTCTGCTGTGGAGAAGCTCAAG ATGCTGAGCTGAGCCTTAAACCAAATGTGTCCCATTTATTTGCTGGAGAGTCTGTAACCTTCATCTGTGACATGAGAGAGGGAAATGCCACTGACTGGCTTTACAAATTCAACTGGAATGATCAAGAAATGGTCCACTTCACTAAAAGTAGCTCCTACTCACTTTACCTGACAGCAGAGCTGAGTGGGAATTATCAATGTATTGGTCACCGCAATGGCTTGACAGATTTTACAAAACGGAGTAATAACCTGACTCTGTCCATATCAG CACTCAGACCCACGGCGACTATAACAGCAGACAAGACAACTATTCCAGTGGGGGGCTCGgtgacactgacctgctctgttCAGGGCTCTGCTGGCTGGACATTTGATTGGTTCAGACAAATCCCAGATTCTCGTGAAGTAGTAATCGATACGAACACTTTGCAAAACTTTGTTAGTGTCTCAGACGAAGGCATCTATCGgtgcagaggaagaagaggaaacccagttttCTTCACAAACCTCAGCAAAGTGTATCACATTCAGAAAACAT TGTCCAACAGGGCCTTTGTGACTCTGCAACAGAACTGGACTCAGATATTCAGCGGTGAGATGATCACCATCAAGTGTGAGATCCAAGGAGGAGAAAACACTGAGTGGCAGTATGAATGGAGAACAACAAGCTCAAAAACACCTCCCACACACAGTGAATACAACATCAGCAGTGCTTCATTTTCCTACAACGGGCAATATTGGTGTAAGGGTAGAAGAGACTTGTTCTTCTCAACAGCTTGGAGTGATGCTTTTACACTAAAAGTCT caaacaaaccCAGACCCACAATTACTGCTGATAGGAGAACAATACCAGCTGGAGGCAATGCAACACTCAGCTGCTCTGTGGGGAGCTACAATGAGTGGAAATACTTCTGGTTCAGACGTGCCTCAGTCTTTTCAGAAATTCAGGTGATTAGAAACGAAGAACCAGATCAAATGATCACTGTCACACAGGGAGGTATCTACTACTGCAAGGGAGGGAGAGGAAACCCAGTTTTCTTCACAGAGGACAGTGATCCAATCACTATTGAAAAAAGAG tTTCCAACAAAGCAGTTGTGTCCCTGGAGCCCAGCTGGCCTCTGATATTCAGTGGCGAGAAGATCACTGTTAGATGTCAGATTTCTTTAGGTGGAAGCACTGAGTGGGAGTATGAGTGGAGCAAACCTGACTCAAGCACAGGTCTGCCAAATGATGCATCCATCAATCTTAATGCATCTGTGATCAACAGTGGAAGCTACAGGTGTATgggtaaaaacaaacaggagTTTTACTCTGTGACAGAGTGGAGTGATGTCATCACACTGACAGTCTCTG gaaacagaccAAAGTCCAGCATCAGTGCTGACAACAGAGTCCTTCCAGAAGGTGATACAGTCaccctgacctgctctgtgacACCATCTACTCCTGGTTGGAGTTACTACTGGTACAGAGGCAAGAAAACCTCAGAACCACTGACGATGGCAGAAGTTGTTCTCCACTCTGATGGACAAATCGGTGTATCACAGGAAGGAGACTATTGGTGCAGAGGAGGACGAGGCaacccagtttactacacagacTACAGTGATGTGATCAGTATTAAACAAACTG TTAGAAACAGGCCTGCTGTGACTCTGCATCCAAACTGGCCTGAGGTATACAGCGGAGAGACAATCACTTTGAAATGTGAGATCCCAGGAGAAGACACTGAGTGGGATTATGAGTGGGCAACAAGCAGCTCACATCAACCTCCAAACCAAAATGAATACAAGATTAACTCTGTTTCTACATCACACCGTGGGCACTACTGGTGTAAGGGCAGGATGAGAAGTGCACAACAGAATTCAACAATGTGGAGTGCATCCTTTCAACTAAAGATAGATTATG AACCCCGTCCTGTCCTCACTGTGTCTCCATCATGGCTGAGTCCTGGAGCCTCAGTAACTCTGAACTGTGAGGTTGAACATCCGTCTGCAGGATGGAGCTTCTACTGGTATAAAGCTGTTCCTGATCTGAAAACATACAGCTATGAATATTACATTTATGAGCTGCTACCTGATGGCAGTGGGACTGCACAGGACTCCTACATCATtcatggacagacacacacagcaggatatgtgtgcagagctggaagaggagacccagagtatcacactgatcacagtcaaccaaagtttgtctggtctgcag ATTTAAATTCAACAGTCTCTCTCACAGTCAGTCCTAACAGTGTGCAGCACTTCATCTATGATTCAGTAACTCTGAATTGTTCTGGAAACTCTTCTCAGTGGAGAGTGAtgacatttattcagcacaGATACCTGAGAAAACTCCGGGAATGTGGAGACTGGGGGATTATGACCGAATCCACATGCAACATAGATCTTGACTGGTACCACCGGTATGCTGTGCACTGGTGTGAGTCTGAATCAGGACAGTTCAGCAATGGAATCAACATCACTTCACGTT TTACTGGTGTGATCCTGGTGAGCCCTGTCCATCCAGTCAATGAGGGGGACTCTGTTGCTCTTGGCTGCAAGTTGAGGACAGGAAACTTCAATTCCACCGTTGCATTCTACAAAAATGGGAAATTAATTCAAAATGATGACCGACAAAAGCTAAATATCCCTGCAGTGTCAAAGTCTGATGAAGGCTTCTACAAGTGTGAATATTCAGGGCATGAGTCACCACAAAGTTGGATGTCTGTAAAAG CATCCAGATCTTCACTTTCTGTCTCTCTAATCACGGGGCTGGTTAGTGGTGTCTCACTGATTCTCCTGCTGTCCCTGCTGCTCTGTTGTTGGCACAAAAAACCAAAgg GTACACTTTGTATCAG ACCAACCCAGTCTCAGGAAACCAGTCAGACTGCTGCTACAGTTCAAACTATGAGCCAGGATGAAAATCAGCAGCAAATATATTCCTCTCTTCTTCACG GTGACATGAACGTCTATGAGTCATGTAGACCTTCTGAAAACACTG GTGGACGGACAGATGACTACAGAAATATATCTCTTCAGCTCAGAAGTGTTGGACAGAGGAGCGA GAAAGCGTGA